CACCTTTGTGTCATCACCCTGCTGCCCTTGTGTTCTTGCCTgccttctccagctgtgtctctTAAATGTTTCCGGACAATGTTCCCGTTGTGTCCTGTGGTTCTGAGTGTGTTCATTCCCTGGATAGATCTTGTTCCCTTGTGGATTTGCTTCCTGTGTTCCACGTGTCCTCCCGGTTTGTTCTTCAATTAGTTTGTTGCTTATATTTAGTATAACCTTAGCTCacttggttttgtttttgccaGTATTCAAGCTCCAATGAACAAAACACATCTTCTTTTATGCtcttttctttcactttgtgtTATGCTCTCTTAAAAAAGACatagactttttaaaatcaagcCAGAGATCAAAAAGCCATTATTAAGAACTTGATTCAGGTACCGTGAAAACAATTGCCATAAACCAACATTGATGTCACATTTTCTACAGAACACTGATAAAGTAAAACAGTCCTACCTCCCATTGTCATCTTGTACGTCTTGTTGAACTGTCCTTTGACGTAGCGATGCAAAAATGACGATTTCCCAACATTTCCATCACCAATAATCAGTATCTTAAGCAGGTGCTCATCCATAGCTCTCCTTTGTCAGACAAGATTATCATGTGCCAACAGCTCAAGTTCAACAGCATGTCAGGAAACAGGATTTATGAGACAAAGTAGTTTTTCTTAACAAATACTTAACTATATTACAAGAAGACTTTGCCTTCCCTGAACCTTTCTTTGCATTTGCTCAACCAAAACATGTAACTACCTGTCAGTCTTTCTGAACCCAATAGATCAAAATTACAAATGCCTTTAACTCTAAACCCAAAGAGATGACCCCGTTTCTCTATATCCTGCCAACTTAACAGCTTAACTACATATTCCTAAACATAAACAGTGCTTCCTCCGAGTAGCACAgcacttgtttcttttttgctaTCTGGAAGGAAGTTACCATAAATAAATGAGCGTCATAAACCACACCTTTATAGAACAGGAACTAACATAGTTGACGAATCAGTGCAGAtctctttcactttcttgcCTGAGAATCTTAAATATTATATCTTAAATGTGGAGTATTTGAACGAGCTATGGTTTGGTCTCTCTAACTTTTAAGCATCCAACACAAAATGATCATACAtataagagaaaataaacatatcaCATGCTGGTGGTAGCAGAGAATAAAAAGGCAGCAACACTGACTGTCAACATCTCGCTGGAAGAGGAACTGAAGCAACATTTTTTGTTCACTTTGAGATAAAAAGGCCAAAGAAACTGCCTCCACCAGTATCCAGTACCCACATACTGACTACAGAAACATGAAGTGAGATGTGTGGTCATGGAACTCACAAATAGcttaacattttcaaagtttaagttcttgtttattttgtagtattttaaatactaaaaaatGTTTGTGCTCAATGGCCCTCGGTACTTTACTGTCCACcatacaaaacaaaaggcaCACATCcccagacaaaaacaaaatgatgatgttttatGGTTCCCCTTTCAGTGCAGCCAGTGGGGCAAGTAGCTGAAGAAATGACGCAgtacttcctgttgttgttcaTGCTGCATCTCTCATTATATTCATCCTCCTCCGCTTTCTTCCAACCAAGTCCTCCACTTCACTCCCTCTCTTCTGATGTCCTGTTGTGCAACCACCACACACACGCCTGCCAACTAGGCCACTGTTACTGTCGATTGAACAGTCCCCTGCTGATTCTGATTCATCTTTGTGACGctcttcaaatgtgtttttattgttgattGTTGGTGGCGTTTTCATGTCTTGGTTCTTTTCCAAGCATCAGATGCACTTAGGATTAACGAAGTAACTCTTCTCGACACCCCAACCCATTCATAATGTCATAAAAGTACCATATTCATTCTTtgggtttgaaaaaaaaggcagggGGAGCCAAGAGAGGTGGTGGGCGATTCAGTCGACCTGAAGTCcaaaaaagtccaaaaatatCAAGGAAAGATAACAGAACCAAAGAGCTTGAGAACAACCCAACCAAACCttaataaatgtctttaaattgtTGAGAAATCCTAAAATAACCCTTTTTCACAAGTAAGTCATTTCTAATGCTCAATAAATGtcaattaaaatatgattttaaatgaataaatttCATCAGCTGAAACCACTCATGtgcattaatgttcaaaaaaggtGAATGTTGCATAACAATGTGCatattaattaaacaaaatgctAGATAACTTAATACTGTTCATGTGTTAGATTGAGTTTTTAACTTATAAAAGGTGATCAATGGTCTGGTTTAATGAACAATCAAATGACCATGTATGGTGCAGCATGTTGAGTGGATGtctgttgttcttcttctctccctcttatATTTGTCTGACACCTAGTGGTCATATAACAAACTGCAACATCATCCACATGATGACAAGCTGGTTTCCACTGGtcaacatgatgatgatgataataataataataataataataataataataataataataataataaaaataataataataataataataataataataataataataaatcacatttaggTATTTCGAATTCCATAGGGAGGGGGCAGCAACTGAGAAGGCCCGATCACCCCAGGTCCGGCGCTTTGTCCGGGGGACTTGCAGTAGGTTGGCAGAGACGGACCTGAGGGATCGGGAGGGggcatggtgatggaggaggtcagcaggtcagggggggggggggctaagtTGTTGAGGGCCTTGTAGGTggtgagtaagattttgaagttgattcGGTGTTTTATTGGAAGCCAATGAAGTTCACGGAGGACAGGTGTGATGTGTTCTCTGGAGCGGGTAGCGGTGAAGAGgcgtgcagcagagttctggacatatCGGAGTTTATTGAGGACTGTGGTGGTGCCGTAGAGAAGACTGTTGCAATAGTCGAGCCTGGATGTAATGAATGTATGGATGAGTGTCTCAGCAGCAGTAGTTGACAGGTTCGGGCGGAGGCGGGCGATATTTCGGAGGTGGAAAAAGGCGGTTTTGGTAGTATGGTTGAcatgggggaggaaggagagagtggggtCCAGGATAACTCCAAGGTTACGGACTTTGGTGGAGGGGGTGATGGTGGAGCCGTCAATGTTAAGGGTGGAGTGGGCGAGGGAGTCAGGACCAATGACGGGGATTTCGGATTTATTGGAGTTGAGTTTGAGAAAGTTATTTTGCATCCAGGTCTTGATGTCAGTCAGACGGTTGGAGAGGGTTGGGACTGGGAGGGTGGTGTATTTTGTATACAAATAATCATGAATCAACTCAGCTGCTATTTactaaattcaattaaaaatttCAATTTCTCAAATTTCAGTGACAACAATCCTATGTTTATGTCCTGAAGTTTCCAGGACTTCCGCAAAAAGACGAGTGCATGATTTGGCACGCATTCTGTATGTTTTAATATGTcactttatttatgtctttacGTTCAACAGCTATTTCCAACATCTAAAGATTAAAACAAGTAAATAGATAATAACACCAATGCAGAATTCCTTTAGCTTTTTACCAGGACTTTGAAACTTAACTTTGTTTTATAAGTGTACTAGTTATTTAATATGTAGGCCTATTCTTTTAATTACCCATTTTTCGACAAAGAATGATCTGGTCGACAGTAACAGATCTATACGTCAACATTATGATTGACAGAAGAAGGGAACCTGCAGCCTGGAACTCTGGTTGTCACAACATTCAGTTCAAAATACGCTTTCTAATCTGCAGGGGTTTGAAATCCTCATGTTTTACCTGTTTATTGTGTATTACATTTCACTCAAAGGGTGAGCTCACTTTGACAGTAAGTAGTTTTAAATTCATTTCAATGTAgatgttattttgtatatttgacAACAATTATACTTTGACATTCAAGCGTAACCACTAACTGGCAGCATGTTACCAAGAGATGCAATTTAATTAGAAAGAAACAAACTTACCTGAACATCTTGACTGAGCTTACAGAATGAAATaagtttcttcttctttcaacCTTCTTTGAGATACTTAACGTTGTGCATgaacttaaaacaaaaaaaaacactttttatttcctgcagaTTTACCatcaaacataaacatgcaaCATGTGACTGTCAGgtttcacctcctcctcctcttcctccttcatcCTGTGACCTCAGTTGACCTGGAGGAGGTGGATGAGGTGTCGGTGGAGGTTGTTGTTGACAGCTCCCCCTGCAGCGCCACCTGTGGGCTGGGTGTTAAAACTCAAACCCTGTGTTTGTTAAAGGATGGCAAGTCAGCCATGGATGAAGATGTGAGAAGTAAAGATGGATCAGAGGTACTTAAGAGTCGTCCCAAACATCTAACACTAAATGATTGAGGAATGTAGGAAGGAAAATGACCACTTAACATTACTCATTTTGCATGTGGAAATTGATTAATGAAAGGTGTCAGAGGAGTGTCGTGTCCGTAAGATGAGCTGTCGGGAGTCGTGGCAGTGTGGACTCAGGACCATGACTTTGACTTCAGGAGATAGACTGGAGATCGACTGTCTGGGAGAAGTGATGCAGGCGATGGGGAGGTTCTCCTGGAGGTGAGGATGAAGGATTCAGGACTGATTCATGTTCTTTAGATTGCAAACAATGGGGTGGGGAATCATGCAATTTTCATCGTCGATGTACTAGAGTCTCATCCTACAAAACTAAATGTCAAGACATAGTAGTAGCAATAAGGGTTAAAAATATAAGAACCACTTTTAGAGAAACTAAACAGCATCTGAAAATCTTGTTTGTTTGCTCTCCAGTTGTGGACTTGTTTAACAGTTGTAATGTACAGGTGTTGTCCATGACCCTGTGACATCACTTGTGGGTGGGGTTAAAGGTGCAGCACTTCTGAATAAGCCCAACACCCTGTCAGTCTTGCTGGCTGGGGTCAGAGGTAAAACAGGCCTGAAACATTCAATCGGTAGGGGCCTTGAGACAGTCAAGGGCCCGGGACAGTAGCCAACAATGTATTACCTGGAATAATAGATCTGGAATACCTGGAATCATTTTGATTTACATGTACAAATGCACATTATATGCATACATTTGTAGCCCAATAATGGGACTAAAAGCTGTTGCTTCCTGCCATTTAAAGATgggatgaaaatgaaataaacatggCTTGTTTTGCCAAAGTTGAGGTTGTTTCATAGATGCAGAACCACCTGTAACTGCGGCAGGTCTCTGACAGACTGCTCagtgtaatgtttttttaacggCTCAGGGTGTCATGGCGTTATGCCCGAGGAATAATCAGCTCTGACGACACTCTGTTTTCTCGCTGGGATGCTCCACTGCTGGAGCGAGTGATTCTGGACCCTGTCAAGGAGGAGGACGCAGGTTAACACACAACTACTCACTCGCTTACTCTGACTCTTAAACGATCGAAACTCATTTTCAGGTGAACAGACAGACTTCTGCTAATTCTAAGTTAGGTGCATCTActagaaaaatgtttaaattttcacaaatagaaacacacaaaagccAGGGGCACACGttcccacacagacacaaacacacttcctgcCTGTTGAATGAAAGGACATCATTTCAAGTGTTTATTAATTAACAAAGCATGTTATATTTCAGGTACTTATCGCTGTCTCGTGCAAGATGCCAGCTTCCGCAGGGTGAAGAGGGTTTACTGGGGGATCCGGGTTTTGCCTATTTCTGTAATCAATCTGGACTACGAGAGCTCTCTGGCCCAGTGGGACTCTGGAAACCAGCAGAACCAGACCGAGTCAGACCAGCCTGACCAGAGGACGCCTCTGATTTACACGGTACAGTTTGGTTCAGGATGGGATGGATTTGGGAAGAAGTCATGCATATAAGGATCCTCCTTTTCAACATTTGATGTGTCTGAACACGCAGATGCTGATCAGTTTGAGCCTGGCAGGCGTTGGTGCTGGATTGATGCTGCTGGGCCTGTACTggacactgaggaggagagagctCATAGGTTAACACAGTTATAACTGTCCTTTCATCACTCACCGCacagacaataaaacaaactctCACTGCACACTTCCTGCTCAGCAGCAAACAGCAAACAGGCATGGTTAGAGACTACCTGCTGAACACAGTGGAGCTTTTAGCCAGTCAAAAGAAAGATATTGCCTTCAGGAGTTAGTAGAGACCAACCACGCCTCCAAAAAGAGGATGAAAGACATACATTTATCAGGTGGACACAAACAAGCCCCAGATGATTGATGATGTTGATGCTGGATGTGAAACTGAGGGACGGTTGTAAACACGTTTGCAGAATCCAATTAAACGATAATGATGTGAATGTTGTGTTCGCACTGCCCCTAAGGATCCTAGTCTACGGTGTTATTTGGGCAATTATGCCTTATTAGATTTAGATGAATCtgatttggattttattttgggggagTTTGCCTCTTCATTAGAAGTACAGAGATGACAGCAAGCAATAACAGATGCAATAATAATCCCCAGATGGGAACATTGCAGTTTCGCATCTCAGCCTCC
The Eleginops maclovinus isolate JMC-PN-2008 ecotype Puerto Natales chromosome 1, JC_Emac_rtc_rv5, whole genome shotgun sequence genome window above contains:
- the tmem81 gene encoding transmembrane protein 81, producing MQHVTVRFHLLLLFLLHPVTSVDLEEVDEVSVEVVVDSSPCSATCGLGVKTQTLCLLKDGKSAMDEDVRSKDGSEVSEECRVRKMSCRESWQCGLRTMTLTSGDRLEIDCLGEVMQAMGRFSWRVSWRYARGIISSDDTLFSRWDAPLLERVILDPVKEEDAGTYRCLVQDASFRRVKRVYWGIRVLPISVINLDYESSLAQWDSGNQQNQTESDQPDQRTPLIYTMLISLSLAGVGAGLMLLGLYWTLRRRELIG